The Solea solea chromosome 19, fSolSol10.1, whole genome shotgun sequence genome has a window encoding:
- the zdhhc12b gene encoding palmitoyltransferase ZDHHC12-B isoform X1 has translation MFKNVFGSGFLVRTAHVILTWVVTLILFLYDTELRKQEETGQLVQPVLFVLLVLVSVLLYFAVSLMDPGFILSEDRHLQQFTLGVTEEQQDMIPPTTKPLRQRRCGHCLLQQPMRSKHCQTCQHCVRRYDHHCPWIENCVGERNHRWFVLYLAVQLLVLLWGLHVSWTGFSYAPSWQLWLRTNGVLLVVAALLALLSLIVLLLVCSHLYLVSLNTTTWEFMSRHRISYLKHCGADENPFDRGTVRNLWGFFCVWGTVVWEQVYFREGSDQV, from the exons ATGTTCAAGAATGTGTTCGGTTCCGGGTTTTTGGTGAGAACAGCTCATGTGATTCTGACATGGGTCGTCACTTTGATTCTGTTCCTCTACGACACGG AGCTGAGGAAACAGGAGGAGACAGGTCAGCTGGTCCAGCCCGTCCTCTTCGTCTTGCTCGTGCtcgtctctgtcctcctctacTTTGCCGTCTCTCTGATGGACCCAGGCTTCATCCTGTCTGAAGACCGCCACCTACAG CAGTTCACACTGGGAGTGACTGAGGAGCAGCAGGACATGATCCCGCCCACCACCAAACCCCTGCGACAGCGCCGCTGCGGTCACTGTCTGCTGCAG CAGCCAATGAGATCAAAGCACTGTCAGACTTGTCAGCACTGCGTGCGTCGCTACGACCATCACTGCCCCTGGATCGAGAACTGCGTCGGCGAGAGGAACCACCGCTGGTTCGTGCTCTACCTGGCCGTgcagctgctggtgctgctgtggGGGCTGCACGTTTCCTG GACGGGTTTCAGCTACGCCCCCTCCTGGCAGCTGTGGCTCCGCACCAACGGCGTGCTGCTGGTGGTGGCGGCGCTGCTCGCGCTGCTGTCGCTTATCGTGCTGCTCCTGGTCTGTTCGCACCTGTACCTGGTCTCGCTCAACACCACCACCTGGGAGTTCATGTCCCGCCACCGCATCTCCTACCTCAAGCACTGCGGCGCCGACGAGAACCCGTTTGACCGCGGCACCGTTCGCAACCTGTGGGGTTTCTTCTGCGTGTGGGGCACCGTGGTGTGGGAGCAGGTCTACTTCAGGGAGGGCAGCGACCAGGTGTGA
- the zdhhc12b gene encoding palmitoyltransferase ZDHHC12-B isoform X2: MFKNVFGSGFLVRTAHVILTWVVTLILFLYDTELRKQEETGQLVQPVLFVLLVLVSVLLYFAVSLMDPGFILSEDRHLQFTLGVTEEQQDMIPPTTKPLRQRRCGHCLLQQPMRSKHCQTCQHCVRRYDHHCPWIENCVGERNHRWFVLYLAVQLLVLLWGLHVSWTGFSYAPSWQLWLRTNGVLLVVAALLALLSLIVLLLVCSHLYLVSLNTTTWEFMSRHRISYLKHCGADENPFDRGTVRNLWGFFCVWGTVVWEQVYFREGSDQV, from the exons ATGTTCAAGAATGTGTTCGGTTCCGGGTTTTTGGTGAGAACAGCTCATGTGATTCTGACATGGGTCGTCACTTTGATTCTGTTCCTCTACGACACGG AGCTGAGGAAACAGGAGGAGACAGGTCAGCTGGTCCAGCCCGTCCTCTTCGTCTTGCTCGTGCtcgtctctgtcctcctctacTTTGCCGTCTCTCTGATGGACCCAGGCTTCATCCTGTCTGAAGACCGCCACCTACAG TTCACACTGGGAGTGACTGAGGAGCAGCAGGACATGATCCCGCCCACCACCAAACCCCTGCGACAGCGCCGCTGCGGTCACTGTCTGCTGCAG CAGCCAATGAGATCAAAGCACTGTCAGACTTGTCAGCACTGCGTGCGTCGCTACGACCATCACTGCCCCTGGATCGAGAACTGCGTCGGCGAGAGGAACCACCGCTGGTTCGTGCTCTACCTGGCCGTgcagctgctggtgctgctgtggGGGCTGCACGTTTCCTG GACGGGTTTCAGCTACGCCCCCTCCTGGCAGCTGTGGCTCCGCACCAACGGCGTGCTGCTGGTGGTGGCGGCGCTGCTCGCGCTGCTGTCGCTTATCGTGCTGCTCCTGGTCTGTTCGCACCTGTACCTGGTCTCGCTCAACACCACCACCTGGGAGTTCATGTCCCGCCACCGCATCTCCTACCTCAAGCACTGCGGCGCCGACGAGAACCCGTTTGACCGCGGCACCGTTCGCAACCTGTGGGGTTTCTTCTGCGTGTGGGGCACCGTGGTGTGGGAGCAGGTCTACTTCAGGGAGGGCAGCGACCAGGTGTGA
- the uap1l1 gene encoding UDP-N-acetylhexosamine pyrophosphorylase-like protein 1: protein MTLPLEEVKRRLELAGQPHLLHFWPELSEDERQRFLQELSQLDLDGLRGHCEEAAAAAAAPAASLDRHIEPVPAELIGSVRRSEQSSLAEWEREGLLQISQNHVGVLLLAGGQGTRLGVPYPKGMYNVGLPSGKTLYQIQAERIHRVQELADIQYASKSIVPWYIMTSEFTLAPTEAFFQENDYFGLKPSNIVMFEQRMIPAVTFDGKVILQGKGKIAMAPDGNGGLYKALVDNKVLEDMKKRGVEYLHVYCVDNILVKMADPVFIGFCVSKGADCGAKVVEKAYPAEPVGVVCRVKGVAQVVEYSEIQPETAELRGPGGELVYSAGNICNHFFTRAFLQDVADKFEGQLKQHVALKKVQFVDTQGNQVKPTKPNGIKLEKFVFDVFPFSRNFVAFEVVREDEFSPLKNANSAASDNPTTARNALLAQHCRWAAAAGATLLDQHGKPLPPAAMSVSDADCPPAQCEISPLVSYFGEGLESLLKGKKVATPFILDQKQAKELQGH from the exons ATGACTCTGCCTCTGGAGGAAGTGAAGCGGAGGCTGGAGCTCGCCGGGCAGCCTCACCTGCTGCACTTCTGGCCGGAGCTGAGTGAGGACGAGCGGCAGCGGTTCCTGCAGGAGCTGAGTCAGCTGGACCTGGACGGACTCAGGGGACACTGCGAGGAGGCTGCGGCGGCTGCTGCGGCTCCTGCAGCCAGCCTGGACCGACACATCGAGCCGGTGCCTGCAGAGCTCATCGGCAGCGTCCGGAGGAGCGAGCAGAGCAGTCTGGCGGAGTGGGAGAGAGAAG GTCTCCTGCAGATCTCACAGAACCATGTCGGTGTCCTGCTGCTGGCCGGCGGTCAGGGGACACGCCTGGGTGTTCCGTATCCCAAAGGGATGTACAACGTCGGGCTGCCAAGCGGCAAGACCTTGTATCAGATCCAGGCGGAGCGGATTCACCGAGTCCAGGAGCTCGCCGACATTCAATACGCCTCCAAAAGCATCGTCCCCTG GTACATCATGACCAGCGAGTTCACTCTGGCTCCCACTGAGGCGTTCTTTCAGGAGAACGACTACTTTGGCCTGAAGCCGTCAAACATCGTCATGTTCGAGCAGAGGATGATCCCGGCGGTGACCTTTGATGGGAAGGTCATCCTGCAGGGTAAAGGGAAGATCGCCATGGCTCCAG ATGGTAACGGTGGTCTGTACAAGGCACTGGTGGACAATAAGGTGCTGGAGGACATGAAGAAGAGGGGGGTGGAGTACCTGCATGTGTACTGTGTGGACAACATCCTGGTCAAGATGGCCGACCCGGTGTTCATCGGGTTCTGCGTGAGCAAAGGCGCCGACTGCGGAGCCAAG GTGGTGGAGAAGGCGTATCCGGCAGAGCCGGTGGGCGTGGTTTGCAGGGTGAAGGGCGTCGCCCAGGTGGTGGAATACAGCGAGATCCAACCAGAGACAGCTGAACTCCGAGGACCCGGAGGAGAGCTGGTCTACAGCGCCGGGAACATCTGCAACCACTTCTTCACCAGAGCTTTCCTGCAGGACGTGGCAGA TAAATTTGAAGGCCAACTGAAACAACATGTTGCGTTAAAGAAAGTGCAGTTCGTCGACACACAAGGAAACCAAGTCAAACCAACCAAACCCAACGGCATAAAACTGGAGAAGTTTGTCTTTGATGTCTTTCCCTTCTCAAG GAACTTTGTCGCATTTGAGGTGGTGAGGGAAGACGAGTTTTCTCCTCTGAAAAATGCCAACAGCGCAGCCTCAGACAACCCGACCACAGCGAGGAACGCTCTGCTGGCTCAGCACTGTCGCTGGGCCGCGGCTGCTGGAGCCACACTGCTGGACCAACACGGGAAGCCACTTCCTCCTGCAGCCATGAG TGTTTCAGATGCTGACTGTCCTCCAGCTCAGTGTGAGATTTCACCACTGGTCTCTTATTTTGGAGAG GGCCTGGAGTCACTGCTGAAGGGGAAGAAAGTGGCCACTCCGTTTATTCTGgaccaaaaacaggccaaagagCTTCAGGGTCACTGA